One window of the Zea mays cultivar B73 chromosome 3, Zm-B73-REFERENCE-NAM-5.0, whole genome shotgun sequence genome contains the following:
- the LOC100382829 gene encoding uncharacterized protein isoform X1, translating to MGRLRACCRLHRFLAPPPAQVPSPGQSLARGSNTATAHVAPFSRLLSSAAAVAPHDTRDSGLGGSAYWAWIRAATESAPAPSPPQEEEDEGPARYIPVKAYFLSTSIDLKSMQAEHGNDIVPPSTRLLNYIALRYSEFPPEIMNIGVKDNRFCYRYVVVFQYGSAVLFNIADHEAEYYLDIIRKHASGWLPEMRKDDYAVVEKPSLTTWMKGGLDYIVLKSLDTDGIRIISSVLGQSIALDHYIRQVDDMVEEFTEINRVMEKTGNFTMQRKKLFQLVGKANSNLADVIIRLGLFDRNCLEKCKLCTNSRISSGGI from the exons ATGGGGCGGCTTCGCGCGTGCTGCCGTCTCCACCGCTTCCTCGCGCCGCCGCCGGCACAAGTGCCATCACCGGGACAATCTCTGGCCCGCGGGTCCAACACCGCTACCGCTCACGTAGCGCCTTTCTCGAGGCTTCTCTCGTCGGCCGCGGCCGTTGCGCCCCACGACACACGCGACTCGGGCCTCGGCGGTTCGGCGTACTGGGCCTGGATTCGCGCGGCGACCGAGTCGGCCCCGGCTCCTTCGCCGCcccaggaggaggaggacgagggcCCAGCACGCTACATCCCCGTCAAAGCCTACTTCCTCTCCACCAG CATTGATCTGAAGAGCATGCAAGCGGAGCACGGGAATGATATTGTACCTCCGTCGACCCGTTTGCTTAACTACATTGCGCTTCGGTACTCCGAGTTCCCACCTGAGATTATG AACATTGGAGTGAAGGATAACAGATTTTGCTATCGCTATGTGGTTGTTTTCCAGTATGGTTCTGCTGTGCTTTTCAACATTGCTGATCATGAAGCCGAGTACTATCTTGATATAATTAGGAAGCATGCTTCAGGATGGCTTCCAGAGATGAGAAAAGATG ATTATGCAGTGGTTGAGAAACCATCCTTGACAACATGGATGAAAGGAGGACTTGATTATATAGTTCTTAAAAGTTTAGATACAGACGGGATTCGCATAATTTCAAGCGTTCTTGGTCAAAGTATCGCCCTTGATCACTATATTCGGCAG GTCGATGATATGGTTGAGGAATTCACTGAAATTAATCGTGTCATGGAGAAAACCGGTAACTTTACCATGCAAAGAAAAAAACTCTTTCAACTTGTGGGTAAGGCCAATTCTAATCTTGCGGATGTTATCATCAGACTTGGTCTTTTTGACAG AAATTGCTTGGAAAAATGCAAATTATGCACAAATTCTAGAATATCTTCGGGAGGAATATGA
- the LOC100382829 gene encoding uncharacterized protein LOC100382829, whose protein sequence is MGRLRACCRLHRFLAPPPAQVPSPGQSLARGSNTATAHVAPFSRLLSSAAAVAPHDTRDSGLGGSAYWAWIRAATESAPAPSPPQEEEDEGPARYIPVKAYFLSTSIDLKSMQAEHGNDIVPPSTRLLNYIALRYSEFPPEIMNIGVKDNRFCYRYVVVFQYGSAVLFNIADHEAEYYLDIIRKHASGWLPEMRKDDYAVVEKPSLTTWMKGGLDYIVLKSLDTDGIRIISSVLGQSIALDHYIRQVDDMVEEFTEINRVMEKTGNFTMQRKKLFQLVGKANSNLADVIIRLGLFDRSEIAWKNANYAQILEYLREEYELNQRFGSLDFKLKFVEHNIHFLQEVLQNRRSDLLEWGVIILLIIEIAISLYEIAKDSMID, encoded by the exons ATGGGGCGGCTTCGCGCGTGCTGCCGTCTCCACCGCTTCCTCGCGCCGCCGCCGGCACAAGTGCCATCACCGGGACAATCTCTGGCCCGCGGGTCCAACACCGCTACCGCTCACGTAGCGCCTTTCTCGAGGCTTCTCTCGTCGGCCGCGGCCGTTGCGCCCCACGACACACGCGACTCGGGCCTCGGCGGTTCGGCGTACTGGGCCTGGATTCGCGCGGCGACCGAGTCGGCCCCGGCTCCTTCGCCGCcccaggaggaggaggacgagggcCCAGCACGCTACATCCCCGTCAAAGCCTACTTCCTCTCCACCAG CATTGATCTGAAGAGCATGCAAGCGGAGCACGGGAATGATATTGTACCTCCGTCGACCCGTTTGCTTAACTACATTGCGCTTCGGTACTCCGAGTTCCCACCTGAGATTATG AACATTGGAGTGAAGGATAACAGATTTTGCTATCGCTATGTGGTTGTTTTCCAGTATGGTTCTGCTGTGCTTTTCAACATTGCTGATCATGAAGCCGAGTACTATCTTGATATAATTAGGAAGCATGCTTCAGGATGGCTTCCAGAGATGAGAAAAGATG ATTATGCAGTGGTTGAGAAACCATCCTTGACAACATGGATGAAAGGAGGACTTGATTATATAGTTCTTAAAAGTTTAGATACAGACGGGATTCGCATAATTTCAAGCGTTCTTGGTCAAAGTATCGCCCTTGATCACTATATTCGGCAG GTCGATGATATGGTTGAGGAATTCACTGAAATTAATCGTGTCATGGAGAAAACCGGTAACTTTACCATGCAAAGAAAAAAACTCTTTCAACTTGTGGGTAAGGCCAATTCTAATCTTGCGGATGTTATCATCAGACTTGGTCTTTTTGACAG GTCAGAAATTGCTTGGAAAAATGCAAATTATGCACAAATTCTAGAATATCTTCGGGAGGAATATGAACTGAATCAGCGTTTTGGAAGCCTTGACTTCAAACTGAAATTTGTGGAG CATAACATTCACTTTCTTCAAGAGGTCCTCCAAAACAGACGGTCTGATCTGCTGGAATGGGGTGTCATAATACTGCTGATTATTGAGATTGCTATCTCATTATATGAAATTGCCAAGGACTCCATGATCGATTGA